Proteins found in one Aethina tumida isolate Nest 87 chromosome 1, icAetTumi1.1, whole genome shotgun sequence genomic segment:
- the LOC109595712 gene encoding tyrosine-protein kinase receptor torso: protein MIIIRKNLFNIVFVLSVAFDVIFCGADECTFCKIYTNADCKTPQHYVKDFHGQILQYIDPPFLHCVEHDLLHLNWKAEGGNAYFLEIFDTKQNDTKYSPLIACSYYTVKGLSQDTHYKIKLWSVSIENGSIISFSKNLYVKTPIMNAPRKPVKNFGLKHFTLVGNAYDALIQWTTSEDRNCYFDIVWFGDEDLSGFRQIQFTDPAHRHEILLKNLTLGSNNSVAIMAISEENRMESNKTWLHFSVPTCLESFKSLDICAPATPENFTVQETLVDFVDDKAIYDISVKWEQPNYTPDLYILHLVSIRDNKASSSYFNISGEATETILRSVEIGSSYQVSLKARSKAGFSLSAYKFKMLNGHAGLKPKSSWTKLKITLAIVCPIIAIMVGLLLVIVFNHYFVKRIKPEPTCQYFKELEGTVGVPAEEYVLQVTDEWELNPEKLTFQAVLGEGAFGIVRRACLETDETNKVEVAIKMLKDSPSPEDLKEFHREIEIMKMVGTHPHLVSMIGCITTNSHLPPLLIVEYCAKGDLQSFLRNIWEKITNQAGENEVRYVNQQGMHFDNKLYDIDKVFGDEFNIKPIDLMSFARQVSMGMEYLSSLRVLHRDLAARNILVCEDCRTIKISDFGLSRDVYQNSVYCKSGAGKLPLRWMALESMTHQKYTTFSDVWSFGILLWEIVTLGGNPYPGVNTHDLLPLLKQGYRMERPVNCSQELYAIMINCWQEHPKDRPTFAELVRTLESLLEKDAHYINMEL, encoded by the exons ATGATTATTATTCGAAAGAActtgtttaatattgtttttgtactAAGTGTTgcttttgatgtaattttttgtgGTGCCGATGAATGTACATTTTGCAAAATT tacacGAATGCCGACTGTAAAACTCCTCAACATTATGTAAAAG ATTTTCATGGACAAATCTTACAATATATTGACCCACCGTTCCTCCACTGTGTGGAACATGATTTACTCCATTTAAATTGGAAGGCGGAAGGAGGAAACGcatattttttggaaatttttgaTACTAAACAAAATGATACCAAATATTCACCATTG ATCGCTTGTTCATATTACACAGTAAAAGGACTGTCCCAAGACACCCACTATAAGATTAAATTATGGAGCGTATCAATAGAAAATGGATCAATCATttcttttagtaaaaatctttatgttaaaacaccaATTATGAATGCCCCCCGAAAACCTGTGAAGAACTTTGGACTTAAGCATTTTACGTTAGTTGGCAACGCTTATGATGCTTTGATTCAATGGACTACTTCAGAGGACAGAAATTGCTACTTCGACATTGTATGGTTTGGGGATGAGGATTTATCTGGTTTTAGACAGATTCAATTCACCGATCCCGCTCATAGGCATGAAAtacttctaaaaaatttaacattaggTAGCAATAACTCAGTTGCTATTATGGCTATATCAGAAGAGAATCGTATGGAAAGCAACAAAACTTGGCTGCATTTTTCTGTGCCCACatgtttagaaagttttaagAGTTTGGACATTTGTG CTCCAGCTACTCCCGAAAATTTTACAGTTCAAGAGACTTTAGTAGATTTCGTAGACGATAAAGCGATTTATGACATAAGCGTCAAATGGGAGCAACCGAATTATACACCAGATTTGTACATCCTTCATTTAGTTTCCATCAGGGACAACAAGGCCTCatcaagttattttaatatatcggGT GAAGCCACTGAAACCATTTTGAGAAGCGTCGAGATAGGTTCCAGTTACCAAGTATCTTTAAAAGCCAGATCTAAAGCTGGTTTTAGCTTATCAgcttataaattcaaaatgttaaatggtcATGCAGGACTTAAACCAAAGAGTTCGTGGACAAAATTGAAGATTACACTGGCCATTGTGTGTCCAATAATTGCTATAATGGTTGGTTTGCTGTTGGTTATTGTTTTCAATCACTACTTTGTCAAAAGAATTAAACCGGAACCCACATGCCAGTATTTCAAG GAATTAGAGGGTACTGTGGGCGTTCCCGCCGAAGAATATGTGTTACAAGTGACGGACGAGTGGGAGCTAAATCCGGAAAAGCTAACTTTCCAAGCAGTTCTGGGGGAAGGCGCTTTTGGAATTGTCCGTAGAGCATGCTTAGAAACCGATGAAACGAACAAAGTAGAGGTAGCCATCAAAATGCTTAAAG ATTCCCCATCACCTGAAGACTTAAAAGAATTTCATcgtgaaattgaaataatgaagATGGTGGGAACACATCCACATCTGGTTTCCATGATTGGATGTATTACAACAAATTCTCATTTACCGCCACTTTTAATCGTTGAGTACTGTGCAAAAGGCGACTTACAATCTTTTTTGAGAAACATTTGggaaaaaattacaaacca agcTGGTGAAAATGAAGTTAGGTATGTAAATCAACAAGGCAtgcattttgataataaattgtacGACATTGATAAAGTATTTGGAGACGAGTTCAATATTAAACCTATTGATTTGATGTCCTTTGCTAGACAAGTATCAATGGGAAtg gaATACCTTTCAAGTTTGAGAGTGCTTCATAGAGACTTAGCGGCAAGAAACATTTTAGTTTGCGAAGACTgcagaacaataaaaatttccgATTTTGGTTTGAGCCGGGACGTTTACCAAAACAGTGTTTATTGCAAAAGTGGTGCTGGAAAATTACCATTAAGATGGATGGCACTAGAAAGCATGACCCATCAGAAATATACAACGTTCAGTGATGTATGGTCCTTTGGAATTTTATTGTGGGAAATTGTTACATTGGGAGGCAACCCTTATCCTGGAGTGAACACTCACGATCTTTTACCTTTGCTTAAACAGGGTTACCGGATGGAACGGCCAGTGAATTGCAGTCAAGAATt ATATGCAATAATGATTAACTGCTGGCAGGAACACCCCAAGGATAGACCAACCTTTGCCGAATTGGTTAGAACGTTAGAAAGCCTTTTGGAAAAGGATGCCCACTACATCAATATGGAATTATAA
- the LOC109595713 gene encoding acylphosphatase-1, with protein MSVFGNFSKYLKFLFPVLILFLYIIPADNMALTRVEYEVFGLVQGVFFRKYTESQAKQLQLRGWVRNTAAGTVEGVLEGPTNAVQEMKNWLETKGSPQSRIDRAIFKNEEAISEYTFQDFSIKRS; from the exons ATGTCAGTCTTcggcaatttttcaaaatacttgaaatttctatttccagtgctgattttatttttgtatataataccTGCTGATAATATGGCTTTAACTAGGGTTGAATATGAGGTGTTCGGACTAGTGCAAG GTGTATTTTTCCGAAAG TATACCGAAAGCCAAGCAAAGCAACTGCAGTTACGAGGATGGGTTAGGAATACAGCTGCGGGGACTGTTGAAGGTGTCCTTGAGGGCCCAACAAATGCAGTCCAGGAAAT GAAAAATTGGTTAGAAACTAAGGGTAGTCCACAAAGTAGAATTGACAGAgccattttcaaaaatgagGAAGCAATAAGTGAATATACTTTTCAAGACTTTTCTATTAAGAGATCCTAG
- the LOC109595694 gene encoding myosin-J heavy chain-like, with protein MNKQKRHAKRKRNEKRKQNNKKKEEIKQVAPVLESVACSSKDDSKERLKKLTVEALEKENELLINKLTTVYKNSSLDFKKVISNMVGRGVREVWDDIRKVYDVAHENVTALRTYKDLRCELEGLYNTALEVKNKQAAEIQADINETRNNCDLKLLKINEEIKISEENITVYNECDRVTRATTTIEEVNEKLRQTNAEYTTKVKELAKKISIYKNISEIKNFRKEIALEQERASELIRTVAKVRAEAIETRKELNETKQKNIKMGQEIVEVKNEMNKLDKYLNTQKKLKVPYHVKAKPISHMDDCLSNPDLTELQKQHDSLVAKVEKAKEEIRQSKLEMSKVSQMFAAEKENIGTSKEENIKVFSKIMKQKKTISDQQAKLNELKITLTDSNTAKQKIKNKLQAELRVATKKYNDMYQLKLKEYEAIEARNKKIQEELTKKEEEMLKFSLELEELNKFNAKTEKNEKKIKKEIKRLEKMYVQEKNIDKGI; from the exons atgaataagCAAAAGCGTCATGCTAAACGAAAGCGTAATGAAAAACGAaagcaaaataataagaaaaaggaAGAAATTAAGCAAGTTGCTCCAGTACTAGAGTCGGTG GCTTGTTCCTCCAAAGATGATTCCAAAGAaagattaaagaaattaacggTTGAAGCACTCGAAAAAGAAAACGAGTTGCTTATCAATAAATTGACCACTGTTTACAAGAACTCCTCTTTAGATTTCAAGAAGGTGATTTCTAACATGGTTGGAAGAGGTGTCAGAGAAGTATGGGACGATATCAGAAAGGTTTATGATGTGGCTCACGAAAATGTTACTGCTCTAAGGACCTATAAAGATCTAAGATGTGAACTGGAAGGTTTGTACAACACCGCATTGGAAGTTAAGAATAAACAAGCGGCTGAAATTCAAGCAGATATTAATGAAACTCGAAATAATTGCgacttaaaattacttaaaataaatgaggAGATAAAGATATCTGAAGAGAATATAACTGTGTACAACGAATGTGATCGTGTAACAAGAGCAACTACGACAATTGAGGAAGTCAATGAGAAACTCCGACAGACGAACGCGGAATATACAACTAAAGTTAAAGAACTTgcaaaaaaaatttctatatataaaaatatcagtgaaataaagaattttagaaaaga gattGCTCTAGAACAAGAGCGAGCCTCGGAACTTATACGCACTGTAGCTAAAGTAAGAGCCGAAGCGATCGAAACTAGAAAAGAACTAAATGAAACTAAAcagaagaatattaaaatgggTCAAGAAATTGTAGAGGTAAAGAacgaaatgaataaattagataaatatttgaacacgCAAAAGAAATTGAAAGTACCATACCATGTAAAGGCCAAGCCTATATCCCATATGGATGACTGTTTATCGAATCCGGATCTGACCGAACTACAAAAG CAACATGATTCATTGGTAGCAAAAGTCGAAAAAGCTAAAGAAGAGATTAGGCAGAGTAAATTGGAAATGAGTAAAGTTTCTCAGATGTTCGCCGCagagaaagaaaatattggGACTTccaaagaagaaaatattaaagtattctctaaaattatgaaacaaaagaAGACTATTTCTGATCAACAggctaaattaaatgaattgaaaatCACACTTACAGATAGTAATAcagcaaaacaaaaaattaaaaataaactacaggCCGAATTGCGAGTCGCAACAAAAAAGTATAACGATATGTACCAGTTAAAGCTTAAAGAATATGAAGCAATTGAAGcacgtaataaaaaaattcaagagGAATTGACTAAAAAGGAAgaagaaatgttaaaattttcccTTGAATTGGAGGAGTTAAACAAGTTTAATGCTAAAACCGAAAAGAATGAGAAGAAGATAAAGAAGGAAATTAAAAGACTTGAGAAGATGTATGTTCAGGagaaaaatatagataaaggcatttaa